Proteins co-encoded in one Desulfovibrio sp. Huiquan2017 genomic window:
- a CDS encoding DUF4416 family protein — protein sequence MSTPRTPDPGMLVISVLSADWSAFWPGVSAELEQRFGPFSASEPFPFVETEYYDEELGTPITRRLVAFEELRPLGDLADIKLWTNAVEQRFAQDGRRLFNLDPGFLTLQSLVLATGKNFSHRVYLKDGIWADLTLMWQRKRWVDFPWTFPDYAGEAMKTRLTKLRLSYKNKLSKPQT from the coding sequence ATGAGCACGCCCAGGACACCCGATCCGGGGATGCTGGTCATCTCCGTGCTGAGCGCGGATTGGTCCGCGTTCTGGCCCGGGGTGAGCGCGGAGCTTGAACAGCGGTTCGGCCCGTTCTCGGCCTCGGAGCCGTTTCCCTTCGTCGAGACCGAATATTACGACGAGGAACTGGGGACTCCCATCACCCGGCGGCTCGTCGCCTTCGAGGAACTGCGCCCGCTCGGTGATTTGGCCGACATCAAGCTGTGGACCAACGCGGTGGAGCAGCGCTTCGCCCAGGACGGGCGGCGGCTGTTCAACCTGGACCCGGGCTTCCTGACCCTGCAATCCCTGGTCCTGGCCACGGGCAAGAATTTTTCCCACCGCGTTTATCTCAAGGACGGCATCTGGGCGGACTTGACCCTCATGTGGCAGCGCAAGCGGTGGGTGGATTTTCCCTGGACCTTCCCGGATTACGCGGGCGAGGCCATGAAAACGCGGCTGACAAAGCTGCGCCTGTCGTATAAAAACAAGCTCAGCAAGCCGCAAACGTGA